A stretch of DNA from Nocardioides sp. Arc9.136:
CGGTTGGTCGTCGAGAACGGCGTCCGGGTGGAGGCCCACCCGCACGCGCTGGTCTACCGGATCGGGCTGCACGACCCCGAGCTGTGGACGGGCCTCTACGTGCTCGCGACGATGGGCGCCTGCCTGGTGGCCGGCCACCGCCTCGTCGTGGCCTTCGGGGTGGTGAACCTCGTCGGGCTCACCGTCGTGGCGCTCGCCTACCGCGACGCCTTCGCCTCGTTCTGGTGCCTCTACGCCGCCCTCTCCTCCCTCCTCGTGCTCGCCCACCTCGTGCACAGCCGCCCGGGCCCCGGCGCCTCGGCCGGCGCGCGACCCGGCGCCCGCACGGCCGCCGCGTGAGCGGCACCAGGCTGGTCCCGACGCTCGCGCCGCGCCCGCCCCGCGCGCCGGCCGCCGCGGTCCTCGTCCTGCACGGCGGTGACGCCCGCCCCGGCGACCCGCTGGTCAGCCCGTGGCAGCTCTCGGTGCTGCGGATGGTGCCGGTCGCGGCGCGCACCGCCCGGGCCGGGCGCGGCCGCCTCGCCGTCCACCGCGTCCTCAACGCGACCCGGGGCTGGGGCACCGACCGGACGCCGGTCGACGACGCCCGCTGGGCGATGGCACGCGTCCGGGAGCGGTACGGCGACCTGCCGATCGGCCTCGTGGGCCACTCCCTCGGCGGCCGGGCGGCGCTGCTGGCCGGCCAGGAGCCGGGGGTGGCGGCGGTGGTCGCGCTCAACCCGTGGCTGCACCCCACCGACGACGCGGACCTCGCCGGGCGCCGGGTCCTCGTGGTGCACGGCACCGAGGACCGGGTCGCGCCGCCGGAGCGGGCCCGCACGGTCGTGCAGCGGCTGCGCCGGCGGGCCGACGTCGAGTGGCTGGAGGTCCCCGGAGCCGGCCACGCGATGCTGCGGCACGCCGCCGTCTTCGAGCGGGCCGCCGCCGACGCGTTGACCGCGGCGCTGCTCCCGCCCGGCGTACGGTGAGCCGCATGAGCCACCTGCTGGTCGTCATGGGCGTGTCCGGTTCGGGCAAGTCCACGGTGGGGGCCGCGCTCGCGCAGCGGCTGCGGGTGCCGTTCGCGGACGCCGACGACTTCCACCCCGAGGCCAACATCGCCAAGATGTCGCGCGGCGAGGCCCTGGACGACTCCGACCGGTGGCCGTGGCTCGAGGTGATCGGCGACTGGCTCGCCGACCACCCCGACGGCGGGGTGATGAGCTGCTCGGCGCTCCGGCGCAAGTACCGCGACCAGCTCCGGCACCACGCGCCGGCCACCACCTTCGTGCTCCTCGAGGGGGCGCGCGAGGTGATCGAGCGTCGTCAGGCCTCGCGGCCGGGGCACTTCATGCCGGCCTCGCTGCTGACCTCGCAGTACGCCACCCTCGAGCCGCTGGAGCCGGACGAGGACGGCATCGTCATCGACGTCGACCAGGGCGTGGACGCGATCGTGCAGGCGTACGTGGACGCGGCCGGGGGAAGGGAACGCCGATGACCCCCACCGTCACCGCCGCCACCGCCGACCTGGTGGTGCTCGCCGCCGACGAGCTGGCCGAACCGGTCGCCGCCGGGTGGCAGCTGGTCACCGCCGCCCTGGTGGCGATCGCGCTGCTGGTCGTGCTGATCACCGTCGTCAAGCTCAACCCGTTCCTCGCGCTGATCCTCGGCGCCTTCACCGTCGGCATCGTGGCGGGGGAGAACATCCTCGACGTCCTGGAGTCCTTCACCACCGGCTTCGGGGACACGAGCGCGGGCGTGGGCATCCTGATCGCGCTCGGTGCGATGTTCGCCAAGCTGCTCGCCGACTCCGGCGGCGCCGACCAGATCGTCGACACGATCGTCGGGCGCAGCGGCCCCCGGTCGCTGCCGTGGGCGATGGCCGCGGTGGGCGCGCTCATCGGCCTGCCGATGTTCTTCGAGATCGGCCTGGTGCTGCTCATGCCGGTGATCTACCTCGTGGCGCGCCGCGCACAGGTCTCGCTGATCACGGTCGGGATCCCGGCCCTGGCCGGCCTCTCGGCCATGCACGGGCTGGTGCCGCCGCACCCCGGTCCGCTGACCGCCATCGACTACCTCGGCGCCGACCTGGGCGTCACGCTGGCGCTGGGCGTGCTGGTCGCGGTGCCGACCGTGATCGTCTCGGGTCCGCTGTTCGGCTCCCTGGCCGGCCGGTGGGTGGTGCTCGCCCCGCCGGACCGCTTCGACGTGCGCGACGACGAGGAGCGGGGCACGGCGGGGGACCGCCGCCCGACGTTCGCGGTCACGCTGCTCACCGTGCTGACGCCGGTCGCCCTGATGCTCGCCAAGGCGCTGGCCGACATCTTCATCGAGGACGAGGACCAGCTCCTGAGGCAGGTCCTCGACGTGCTCGGCGAGCCCCTCGTCGCCCTGCTGCTCGCCACGCTGCTCGCGATGGTCACCTTCGGCACGGCCCTCGGCACGCCGATGAAGGACGTCGGGAAGATCGTGGAGTCCTCCCTGCCGCCCATCGCCGGGATCATCCTCATCGTCGCGGCCGGCGGCGGCTTCAAGCAGGTGCTGGTCGACACGGGCATCGGCACGCTGCTCGCGGACTGGGCCCGCGACGGCAACATCCCCGTGCTGCTGCTGGCGTGGGTGCTCGCGGTGCTCATCCGGCTGGCGACGGGATCCGCGACCGTCGCCACGATCACGGCGAGCTCGCTGATGATCGGCCTGGTCGACGGCCTCTCCACGGGCGAGACCTCGCTCGTCGTGCTCGCCGTCGGTGCCGGCTCGGTGTTCTTCTCCCACGTCAACGACGCCGGGTTCTGGCTGGTCAAGGAGTACTTCGGGATGAGCGTCGGGCAGACGATCAGGACCTGGTCGCTGATGGAGACCGTCCTGTCGGTCTCCGGCCTCGTGTTCGTGCTGCTGCTCTCGCTGGTGATCTAGCCCGGAGTCCGGACCACCCGCCGGGCCGGGTGTCTGCGACACCGGACGCGGGTACCAGCCGGTCATGTCGATCCTGACCCTGGCCACGCGCACCGCCTCGGTGATCCGGCCGCAGGCCGTGCCGGTGCACGGGAGGCTCTTCCGCCGCGGCCTCGAGGAGCCGGTGGGGCACGCGTACTTCGACCAGCCGGGCACCGACGACGTGGTGGTCACCGAGTCCCGGGAGGCCACCCTGCGTGGCCCGCAGGCGCTCGTGCACGGGCTGACGATCCGCGTCCCGCTCGTCGGGGGCCCGGACCTCGACCTCGTGCTGGCCGCGACCACCTGGAGCCGGGTCAGCCGCCGGGTACGGCACGGGGAGCCCGGCCTGGAGTGGACGATGACCGGCGTGCTCGCCGCGCCGGGCGAGACCGACGACGGGGAGCCGCTGCTCGTCGCGGCCCGGATGGTCGGCGGGAACACCGCCGAGCTGGCCGTCGCCCGCCAGGGTCGACCGTGGCAGGAGCTCGGGTGCCTGATCATCAGCAACCGGGTGGCGGCCTGAACCCCCAGCCGCCCCCGTCCGCAGCCGGGTCGGAGTCCGCACCCGAGGCCGAGGCGCGGCTGCGGGCCGAGCACGCGCTGGTGGCCCGCCGGCTCGAGGCGCTGCAGGGGGACTACTCGGGCATGGTCGAGGCGTCCCGGGACACCAACGCCGACGACGAGCACGACCCCGAGGGCGCGACGATCGCCTTCGAGCGCTCGCAGCTCGACACGCTCGTGCGGCAGGCCTCCGGTCGCCTCGCGGAGATCGAGGCGGCGCTGGCCCGGCTCGGCGAGGGCGCGTACGGCGTGTGCGAGGGCTGCGGCCGCCCCATCCCGCCCGAGCGGCTCGAGGTCCGGCCCGACGCCCGCCGCTGCGTCGCCTGCGGGTGAGCCCGATGAGCGCCGCCGACCCCGCCGCACCGGCACGGCTCGAGCTCGTGCTGATGGCCGACACGCACCTGCCCAAGCGGGCCAAGGACCTGCCCGCCGAGCTCTGGGCCGCGGTCGAGGCCGCCGACGTGGTGGTCCACGCCGGCGACTGGGTCGACGAGGCCACGCTGGACCGGCTCGAGGAGCGCTCGCGTCGGCTCGTCGCGTGCTGGGGCAACAACGACGGGCCGGGGCTGCGGGCCCGGCTCCCCGAGGTCGCGCGGGTCGAGCTCGGCGGCGTCCGGCTCGGAGTCGTCCACGAGACCGGCGGCCGGGCCGGCCGCGAGGCGCGAGCCGACGCGGCGTACCCCGACCTCGACGTGCTCGTCTTCGGCCACAGCCACATCCCCTGGGACACCACGACGCCCGGAGGGCTCCGCCTGCTGAACCCCGGCTCGCCGACCGACCGGCGGCGCCAGCCGCACTGCACCTACCTCACCGCCCACGTGGCGGACGGCGTCCTCGGCGACGTCGTCCTCCACCGACTCCCTCCCC
This window harbors:
- a CDS encoding DUF6629 family protein: MCFSLEADLVAGALVLPVGVLALREVRAPRELPLAALPLLLAAHQLTEAVVWAGVEGRVPDQAAHVAAVAYVVVALPLLPTLVPAAVLLVARSGRRRWVAPFLALGAVVTAHLARLVVENGVRVEAHPHALVYRIGLHDPELWTGLYVLATMGACLVAGHRLVVAFGVVNLVGLTVVALAYRDAFASFWCLYAALSSLLVLAHLVHSRPGPGASAGARPGARTAAA
- a CDS encoding dienelactone hydrolase family protein; the encoded protein is MSGTRLVPTLAPRPPRAPAAAVLVLHGGDARPGDPLVSPWQLSVLRMVPVAARTARAGRGRLAVHRVLNATRGWGTDRTPVDDARWAMARVRERYGDLPIGLVGHSLGGRAALLAGQEPGVAAVVALNPWLHPTDDADLAGRRVLVVHGTEDRVAPPERARTVVQRLRRRADVEWLEVPGAGHAMLRHAAVFERAAADALTAALLPPGVR
- a CDS encoding gluconokinase, translating into MSHLLVVMGVSGSGKSTVGAALAQRLRVPFADADDFHPEANIAKMSRGEALDDSDRWPWLEVIGDWLADHPDGGVMSCSALRRKYRDQLRHHAPATTFVLLEGAREVIERRQASRPGHFMPASLLTSQYATLEPLEPDEDGIVIDVDQGVDAIVQAYVDAAGGRERR
- a CDS encoding GntP family permease, with the translated sequence MTPTVTAATADLVVLAADELAEPVAAGWQLVTAALVAIALLVVLITVVKLNPFLALILGAFTVGIVAGENILDVLESFTTGFGDTSAGVGILIALGAMFAKLLADSGGADQIVDTIVGRSGPRSLPWAMAAVGALIGLPMFFEIGLVLLMPVIYLVARRAQVSLITVGIPALAGLSAMHGLVPPHPGPLTAIDYLGADLGVTLALGVLVAVPTVIVSGPLFGSLAGRWVVLAPPDRFDVRDDEERGTAGDRRPTFAVTLLTVLTPVALMLAKALADIFIEDEDQLLRQVLDVLGEPLVALLLATLLAMVTFGTALGTPMKDVGKIVESSLPPIAGIILIVAAGGGFKQVLVDTGIGTLLADWARDGNIPVLLLAWVLAVLIRLATGSATVATITASSLMIGLVDGLSTGETSLVVLAVGAGSVFFSHVNDAGFWLVKEYFGMSVGQTIRTWSLMETVLSVSGLVFVLLLSLVI
- a CDS encoding TraR/DksA C4-type zinc finger protein, whose product is MPDHQQPGGGLNPQPPPSAAGSESAPEAEARLRAEHALVARRLEALQGDYSGMVEASRDTNADDEHDPEGATIAFERSQLDTLVRQASGRLAEIEAALARLGEGAYGVCEGCGRPIPPERLEVRPDARRCVACG
- a CDS encoding metallophosphoesterase, whose protein sequence is MSAADPAAPARLELVLMADTHLPKRAKDLPAELWAAVEAADVVVHAGDWVDEATLDRLEERSRRLVACWGNNDGPGLRARLPEVARVELGGVRLGVVHETGGRAGREARADAAYPDLDVLVFGHSHIPWDTTTPGGLRLLNPGSPTDRRRQPHCTYLTAHVADGVLGDVVLHRLPPRRPS